TGAAATGAAGGCCGATAGCTGCCAGCTGTTTTCCTCCCACCCACACACCGGGATGTTCTTTCCAGGTTTCAGCGGCGATATCAAAATAATTTGCCGTTTCAATGACTGCTTTTTCAAGATCTTGCATAAAGCGGCGAAGCTCTCCTCCTCGGACGCGCATATCCATGATTGGATAAACGACAAGCTGCCCCGGGCAATGATAGCTTACATCACCGCCTCGGTTTGTAAGGCAGACTTCAATTCCCAACCGGGATAGCTCCTCTTCCCCCACGAGGACATTTTGTATTTTACCGAATTTCCCCAATGTTATTGTAGGCGGGTGTTCAAGAACGAGAAGCACATCTTCAATTTCTTTTTTATACCTTAAATCGGCGAGCCTTACTTGAAGATCGTAAGCTTGCTTATATTCTATCAAGCCTAGATTCCATAACCAGCATTTATTCATCTATTTTATAATAGCATTTCAGTTTAAACGTTTGGATTCGTGTTATAAATGGCATAATCAATGCCGCTTATCAGATTATCGAGCTCTTCGGGTTTGGAGAGCTCGATTACGTATATCCAGCCTCGCAGGTAAGGTTCGACCTGCATGATAAGAGAATTAATGTATAAGTCTTCATTCACCTGTACTATAGTACCGCTTACCGGGCTATACATATCGACATTCAATTTTTGCCCTTCGAAGTTACCTAGCCAGCCGTCATAGGCCAGAACGTCCCCTTTTTTCCGAAGGGTCATTTCCCCTCTCTCAACAGCACCAAGCAGTAAGTGCATTTTATCAGTAAGGCCTATCACAGCTAAATCATCTTGAAGTGGCTTTACCCACACATGTTCATAGGAATAGAGCCGGTCAGTAGCAACTTTACTGGTGCAGCCTACTGTATCTTCCAAAGGAGGATTTGTTGTTGGTGGTACGTATACAAATTCACCATTGTTTGTTGTAGTAGTAGGCGGCTTAGTAGTTGGTTTTGAAGTTGTGGGAGAGGTTGATGGTGGCGGAGTTGAGGTTGGTTGTTTGGTTGTTGGTTTTTCCGAATCACAGCCGGTTGAGACAACGATGGATGTCAGTGCCAGGCTGCCGGTAAGAACGCCGGTGCTTTTTAAAAAGGTTCGTCTGGAAATTGAACCAGGATTTTTCCCCCTGGCATTATTTTTTAAATCATCATTTGGGTTTTTCATTGCTTTCCTCCATTCGGTTGTCACGATTTTATATCTGTGTAAGATAAAATATACCAACTCCAATAAATACAATAGCCATGATAATACGCATGATTTTTTCTGCTTTGCCCAGGTTGTTGATCCACCTGGAAACTGCGGTCACTCCAGCTGCGATTAGCACTCCGAAGAAGACCACCGGTAAGCCGGTTCCAATAGCAAACAGTGGCGGCAAGAAAACTCCCCCGGTTGTAGTAAGAGCGATCGGTATAAGAACAGCGAAAAAAAGCAGGGCGCTGTAAGGGCAAAAAGCGAGCGCAAATATAATACCCATTAGCAGTGCGCCAAGCAGTCCCCAGTTGGAGACCTTGTTGCCCAGCGTTGCAATTCTACCGCTCCCTCCGAACGAGAAACGATCAATGACCAACATCAGGATTCCTGCCAGAATAAGCAAAGGACCGAGTACATATGTTCCCACATCCTCCAAGAAGTTGCGTATAGCTGGCGTTTCCAGGCCAATGGTAATTATTAACAAGCCGATAAGAGTGTAGCCGATCATGCGGCCTAAAGAGTATAAAAGGCTGGCCATTATAGCGAATTTGCGATCGGTGATGCGGCGGCTAATATAGGCAACAGATGCTATGTTGGTTGCCATGGTGCAGGGGCCGACAGAAGCCATCAGCCCGAGAAGTATAGCTGCCAGGAAGGTCACTTCTGTATTGAGGAAAAGAGTATGAAAAAAATCAGATAGCCACGCCATCAACTTTCTCCACTGAGAGCTTTATCGATATTTTTCTTTAGCTCGCCAATGAATTTATTCTTGAGCTCCTGGTTGGTTCCGGTTGTATCGGTGTACAGCCATATTTTACCTACTTGCCAGGTAGTACTTTCACCATCTTTAATTGTGGTTATAAAAAAGGCGAACTTGGAAGCGTTAAACTCTTCCATGAGTGGACTGGTGGCAGGATCTCTCGTATCATAACTTTTGTAGGTAATTAATCCGCTTTCTATTTCTTCACCGTAATCTTCATGCATAACCGTATTTACCCATTCCACCGCCAGGTTCAGGCAAAAACAGTTGTCTGATTCGTAGAAAAAGTTTACTTCCACCCCGTCTGTCTCTTCGGTCGTCAGCGGTGGAGTTGTTGTTTGTTCTGAGGGGTTATTGCACCCCGTGAGGCTGAAAACGGTAAGTAAAAAAGCTACGGCCAGCGCCGATACAATTTTGTTTTTGCCCATAATACGCCTCCTTTCAGGCACAAAATTTACGAAGACTTTTATCCAGCTTGTGCTTTAGTTATCATAGCCGCGATTTCTTGTTTGGAGGGTACCTTACCGGCACAAACTACCTCTTCGTTTATTACCAGTCCGGGAGTAGTGAGTATGGGATATTCCAGTATTTTACCCATGTCTTTGACGTACTCTACACTAGCTGGTATACCCATCTCGCTAATCACTTCTTTTACCAACTTCTCTAACTTATGGCACTTGGCGCAGCCAGGTCCTAAAACCTTAATAACCATAGTTTTCTCTCCTAATATTTTTTGCACTTGTTTGTTAAGTAATTGCCCCAAAAATCAATCCCGAAATGGTTGCAAAACCTATCACTAGCCCAACATAGGCCATGGTCTTTTTAGTGCCCATAATAGATCTCAGGGCCAACATGCTTGGCAGAGACAGAGCTGGGCCGGCAAGTAACAGCGCAAGCGATGGACCTTTACCCATGCCGAGATCCATCAGGGATTTGATAATAGGTACCTCTGTCAGTGTGGAAAAATACATGAATGCTCCAAATAAAGAAGCAAAGAAATTGGCGCCCAGACTGTTTCCACCAACAAAACGACCGACTAAAGATTCCGGAAGAATTACAGTTAAAATACCAGCTATAAAAATCCCCGCCAGTAACCAGGGTGTTATCAACCGCACAAAGCGCCAGGTTTCTTTCATCCATACACCAAATTCTTCCCGGGTAAACCATTTC
This window of the Dehalococcoidales bacterium genome carries:
- the lipB gene encoding lipoyl(octanoyl) transferase LipB, translating into MIEYKQAYDLQVRLADLRYKKEIEDVLLVLEHPPTITLGKFGKIQNVLVGEEELSRLGIEVCLTNRGGDVSYHCPGQLVVYPIMDMRVRGGELRRFMQDLEKAVIETANYFDIAAETWKEHPGVWVGGKQLAAIGLHFMRGISMHGIAFNINPPLDDFKVINLCGLPGKEATSIAHLLNRNIDTNDVKPLFLDNLSRILCIKLEKLTNTQIRGGILG
- a CDS encoding twin-arginine translocation signal domain-containing protein: MKNPNDDLKNNARGKNPGSISRRTFLKSTGVLTGSLALTSIVVSTGCDSEKPTTKQPTSTPPPSTSPTTSKPTTKPPTTTTNNGEFVYVPPTTNPPLEDTVGCTSKVATDRLYSYEHVWVKPLQDDLAVIGLTDKMHLLLGAVERGEMTLRKKGDVLAYDGWLGNFEGQKLNVDMYSPVSGTIVQVNEDLYINSLIMQVEPYLRGWIYVIELSKPEELDNLISGIDYAIYNTNPNV
- a CDS encoding aromatic aminobenezylarsenical efflux permease ArsG family transporter, which produces MAWLSDFFHTLFLNTEVTFLAAILLGLMASVGPCTMATNIASVAYISRRITDRKFAIMASLLYSLGRMIGYTLIGLLIITIGLETPAIRNFLEDVGTYVLGPLLILAGILMLVIDRFSFGGSGRIATLGNKVSNWGLLGALLMGIIFALAFCPYSALLFFAVLIPIALTTTGGVFLPPLFAIGTGLPVVFFGVLIAAGVTAVSRWINNLGKAEKIMRIIMAIVFIGVGIFYLTQI
- a CDS encoding thioredoxin family protein; protein product: MVIKVLGPGCAKCHKLEKLVKEVISEMGIPASVEYVKDMGKILEYPILTTPGLVINEEVVCAGKVPSKQEIAAMITKAQAG